CCGCTCGCGCACGGCCTCACAGACGCCCTCGGGCACCTTGTGCCAGCGCCAGCCGCGGCGCGCGTACGCGCGCCGCCGGAACGCGAACAGCGGCCAGTCGTCCAGCGGCAGGATCGACGCCGCGTGCGCCCAGTACTCGAACGCCGCCGGCGTGCCGTTCCCCCAGTACGCCGACTCCACCGGGCCGCGCCCGACCGGCCCCAGGCGCGCGTAGGGCACCAGCTCGTGCGACCGCGCGAGCACCGAGATCGTGTCCAGCTGGACGGCTCCCAGCCGCCGCAGCATCGCGGGCACCCCGCCCCTGTGCCGTGCGCCCAGCAGTCCCTGGGCGCGCAACTGCAGCCGTCTCGCCTCGTCCGCGCTGAGCTCGATCACGCCCGCGATGCTACGCCACAACACCGACAAACGCCTTTTGCCGGTCGCCCTCTGTCCGAGCGGCATGCCCGCCCGAACCCGGACGGCGGCCGCGGGCGCCTGCCCGGGGCGGTCAGGTGATCTCTAGAAGTTTTTCGCGGACGGCGTAGACGACGGCTTCCATCCGGGAGTGGAGCTGGAGCTTCTCGAGGATGTTCCGGACGTGGTTCTTGACCGTGTTCTCGGAGATGAACAGCTCGCGGGCGATCTCGCGGTTGCCGAGCCCGCGGGCGACCAGGCGCAGGACCTCCATCTCGCGGTCGGTGAGCTTGGGCGCCGGGACCTGCTGGGTGCGCTCCTCGCTGCGCTTGGCCAGGGAGGCGAACTCGGTGATGAGCTTGGAGGCCATGGACGGGCTGATCAGCGACTGGCCGCCGTGCACGGCGCGGACGGCCTGCGGCACCTCGTCGATGGAGATCTCCTTGAGGAGGTAGCCGGTCGCCCCGGCCTTGATCGCCTCGAAGAGGTCTTCTTCCTCGTCGCTGATCGTCAGCATGACGATCTTCGCGCTCGGGGCCGCGTCCTTGATGGCGGTGCATGCCTCGATGCCGCTGCGGCGGGGCATCCTGATGTCCATCAGGACGACGTCGGGCAGCAGGTCTCCGGCCATCTGGACGGCCTCGTGCCCGTCCCCGCCCTCGCCGATGACCTCGATGTCGTCCTCTTCCTGGAGGACCATTTCCAGACCGCGGCGGAACAGCGCGTGGTCGTCGACGATGAGCACGCGGATCGGGTCGGCCGAATCGGCCGGCTGCGCCGCCTCCCGGTCGGCAGGGGTCGCGCCGACGCCGGCCCGACGGGGTGCCGCCGCGGAGCTGCGAGCCTCGGGATTCTCGCTCACCTGAGTCGCGGCGTGGAGGAGACGCCGCTTCCCCCTTTCACTTTGGGTGATCTGGGACTACCGGAGGGTCGGTTCCGGGTGGGTCCGGAACGGTGCGGGGTCCGGGGTCGCCCCCGGTGAAAGTACGGTGCCCTGCGTCACGGGATTCGCGTCACAGGAATCTGTCGTTCGGAGTCCGGACCCACCGCACGGTGGCGTCCGGACGGGCAAGGTCCCGGAGGGGCCGGGCCTGGTCACGGAATCGAGCCGTCGCGGTCGCCTCCGATCGAATCTGCGGTTCGTGTCGTCCTCGGGAACCTAAAGGGTCCGAAGGTGGATCAGGGGGATTTCGGCCGGGTGTCTCCCGGAGAACTGCCACCGGGGCCGGGGAGGTTCCCGGCGGGGCGCGTCTTCCGGGCGCCGACACGCGCGGGTGGCCCGGACGGGCGGCGGCGGCCCTTCGGCCGCACCCCGTCCTGCCCCGGGCCACCGCGCCCGCGGATCGGCTGTACGCCTTTTTAGATCATGACATGGTTCGGACGGTGACGTGACGCGAGCGGCGCATCACTCTTCGACGAGCCTGATCACTCCGTAGTCCCAGCCTCTTCTCCGGTAGACGACCGAGGGGTGGCCGGTGGCCTTGTCCCGGTACAGGTAGAAGTCGTGGCCGACGAGTTCCATCTCGAACAGCGCCTGCTCGATGCCCATCGGCTCGGCCTCGTGGAACTTCTCGCGAACGACGATCGGCCCGTCGCCCTCCATTGGGATGGGGACGATGTTCTCGTCCGTCGAGACCGCGGTCTCGGGATCGGGCCGCTCCTGGACGGCCGTGTGTGCCGCGCGCGCCGCGCGCGGCGGCGGTTCCGGCGCGGGGATCGGCGGTTCCGGGATCGGTTCCATCGTCGCGAGCTTGGCGCGCGCCTTGCCGCCGTGGCTCTTGCGGCGTTCGCCGTCGCGGCGGAGCCGCGACTCGAGCTTGTCCAGCGCCAGGTCGAGCGCGCCGTAACGGTCGTCGGCCGCCGCCTCGGCCCGGATCACCGGGCCCCGGGAACGGATCGTCAGCTCCACTCGCTCGCGCCGGTCGGCGAGACGCGGGTTGTGCTCCTCCGACACCTCCACATCCACGCGGATGACCTTCTGGTTGAGCCGCTCGATCTTGGCCAGCTTGCCGTCGACGTGCCGGCGGAACCGGTCGCCCACATCGGTGTGCCGGCCCCTCACGGTGATGTCCACGCGGGACTCCCCCCTTCGCCCGGTTGCGTTCTCGGCCCGGACCGGGGGCCCTGACGTCCCCGGTTCGGGCGCCACAGCACGGTGGGTCGCACCCGCCCGGCCGACCTGGTCTTCGTCCCCACATCCGCCTGCTGAGGGGCTCGCGGCGCTCTCGCCACTACTGCCCTTCTCCCGTTTAGGGGGATGTCGGATCCCCCGACGGGGCAGGACTTACCTCTAAGGCGCACCGTGATCGGTCGACGAGAAGTCGCCTTACGTGGGCCGTTTCGCCTGCGCCTGGCATCGGCTAGCCGGATCGTCTGCCGCGTTCCCAAGGAACGCTGCGATCCGACGCAACCACGGACCCGGGCGGGTGCCATGTCAGGAACGCTAACCCCTTACGCCACGAATGTCAGGGGGGTGGAGCGAGGAAAAACTCACGGTCCGTCATCGGTGATCGCCGCGGCGGCGTCCCACGGGCCCTCCGCACGGCCGCCACATGCCGCGATGCGCCCTGGACGCGGGGCCTTCGCGCCCCCCGCCCTCGCAGGTCAGATCGTCCTATCCCGTCGGTGAGTTTGCGCAATATCTACTCCTCTCGCCGCGCCCCACGGCGGCCCGTCTCGGGGACGGTGGCCGGCCGTCCGGAAGACCGGCCACGCTAGGTAACAAGCTGCCCAACCTTCGGCCGCACGTGAAGAAAGTCACCTTTCATCTCCGCCGCGGGGTCATGGCCACCGTGGCCGCCCCCACCACCTCCGCTCCCGCCGCGCGCAGGGCCCGGGCCGCTTCGGAGAGCGACGCCCCGGTGGTCACGACGTCGTCCACCAGGACGATGCGCCGCCCGGCCACCGGCGCCCGCACCTCGATGGCGCCCCGCAGGTTGGCCGCCCGCTGCGGCGCCGTCAGGCCCGCCTGGTCGGCCACCCCGCGCCGCTGGCGCAGCGCGTGCACGGCCCTGACCGCCGCGCCCTCCGCCCGCAGGAGCCGCGCCGCCTCCACCGCCAGCTCCCCCGTCACGTCCAGCCCGCGCCGCCGTAGCGCCCGCCGCCCCGAAGGCACCCACACCACCCACACCGGGGCTGAGGCCGCCGCCCCCTCCCGGATCGCCGTCACCTCCCGGCTGCGGTCCGTGGAGGGCGGGGCTTGGGGCGCCTTTCGGTTCGGTGCTGGGGTCTGTTTTGGGGAGGGCGGCTTGTACGGCGGTGGCCAGGGCTTGGCCCAGGGGGTCGGCCAGGCGGGCGCGTCCGTGCTCCGTGTAGGCGGACAGGACGGCTTTCACGGGGCCCTGGTAGAGGGCCACCGTGAAGGGGCGAGGGACGCCGTGAGGCGCGGGGCCCCGGCGGGCGGGCCTCCGGAGGGGAAGGGCGCAGACGGGGCAGAGGAGGACCGACGGGCGGCCGCAGCCCGCGCAGTTCTCGGGAAGGACCATGTCGAGGATCGTCGTCAGCAGACTCATGTCATTGACGATGCCCGGCCGCCCGCAGGGGCGTCAGAAATTTCTCCGCCTGTGGATAACTCCGGAACGGCGGCCGCCCGCGGGGCGCGTCAGCGGGGGTAGTGGGGGTCGCGGCCTGCGGTGGAGCAGATCCAGGGGCTGTAGGTGTTCGCGGGGGAGCGTTGGCGGCAGATCTTCTGCTCGCCGACGGCGCGGGTGCCGATGAGGACGGGCGCGCCGGGGGCGGCGGTGATCGTCTCGGGTTCGCCGAGGGAGCCGACGCCGAGGGAGGTGATGGCGCTGCCGCTGACGGGCATCAGGAACGGGAGCGTCTGGGAGTCCCGCTTGGCCCGGCCGAGGACGGCGAGGGTGCCGTAGTCGCGCCAGGCGATGTCGACGGCGTCCTGCAGTTCGGAGCTGACGGGGAGGAACGCGCCGACGTCCAGGCTGCCGTCCGGGGCGTGGGCGATGCGGCCGATCTGTACCTGGGGACGGCCGTCGATGCGGACGATGACGGCGGCGCGCACCCCGTCGCGGGCGATGTGGAAGGCGAGGACCTCGCGGCCGCTCAGGCCCCAGTGGGCGGCCCGTACGGGCGTCCGGCCGGGCCGGCGCACCCAGAGGTCGGAGCCCTCCGACGTGCTCTCCACCGTCCACAGCGTGCCGTCCGGGCTCCAGGACGGGGCGGTGAAGACGGCCTCGTCGTGCGCGTTCAGCAGGACGCGGGGGACGGCCGCGTTGGTGACGGGCGAGGCGACGATGAGCTGGTCGCGGGCCTGGCTGAGCCCGGCGACCTCCCCGTAGTCGGGGGACACGGCCGGGCGCGCCAGGCTGCCGGCGGTGGCGGCGACGGGGTGGGCGCGGTCGCCGCGCAGGGTGCCGAGGGCGCCGGTCTCGCCGACGACGTAGGCGTTCTGGTGGCCCTTGCCCTTCGCGTCGGGCCCGTCGGGCGAGTTCTCCGCCCAGGCATAGACGGACTGGGTGGCGTCCATGCCGTCGGCGGTGACGGTCTCCCCGTCGATGCGCAGCCGCCAGCGCTGGATCTCCGACAGCTGCCGGAGCGTCCAGCCGAGCTGGGCGGACATGCGTTCGACGTTGCCGCCGCGGGCGGCCGCGGTGAGGTCGACGGTCGCGACGTCGTTGTCGATGTCGACGGGACCGCGCAGTTCGGTTCCGTCGGGGAAGGCGCTGCGCACGGCGCCGTTCAGCCAGGACGTGGGGCCGCTGAGGAGCGCCCGGACGAGCTGGGTGGGGAGCGTCTGGCGGTTCACGACCGGCAGGAAGATCCCGTTGGGGACGAGCGTGTGCCGGTCGGGGGCGAAGAAGTACAGGTTGACGGTGCGCATGGCGCGCTCCACGTCGTCCTTGGTGAGGATCAGGCCGGCCTTGTCGCCGCCGGGCAGGCCGGTGATCCGCCAGACGCCCTGCGGGGACCTGGCGAGCTGGAAGGTGACGTCGAGGTCCTTGGGGGCGGCGGTGTACTGGCCGTCGGAGGTGATGGTGCCGAGCTGCTGGCCGGTGATCCGGACGGTGGCCTGCCCGCCTTCGGCCTGGACGACCTGGGGGGCGACGATCCGGTCCGTCAGGACGGTGACGAACGGGCGGGGCCCGGGGTCCCAGCGGGTCTTGGCGCCGAGGTACTGCTTGGCGACCCGGTGGTCGTCGTCGAAGCTGGCGGACGCGGCGAGGAAGCCGGAGACGATCTCGGCCGGGCCCCAGTCGGCGTCGGGCTCGACGGGGATGAGCCGGACGTACGGGTCGTCGACGCGTTCGGCGCGTTCGGCGGGCATGCCGGCGACGACCTGGCCGCCGCTGGGGACTCCGGCGCAGCCGGTGCCGCTCACCAGGACGGCGGCGCAGAGCATGGTGAGGCCGAGCAGGCGGTTCATTCGCCGGCCTCCAGTTCCGCGAAGACGGGACGGGCGTCGCCCGCGCCGGGCGGGACGAGCGGGAGCGGCGAGCCGCGGAGTTCCTCGCCCGCGACGCGGGGCAGGGACAGGCGGAACTGGGAGCCGTGCCCCGGTTCGCCCCATGCCTGCAGCCAGCCGCCGTGGAGCTGGGCGTCCTCGCGGGAGATGGACAGGCCGAGGCCGGTTCCCCCGGTGGTGCGTGCGCGCGCGGGGTCGGCGCGCCAGAAGCGGTCGAAGACCATTTGTCCCTCCCCCGGTTTCAGTCCGACGCCGTGGTCGCGGACGGCGACGGCGACGGCGTCGCGGTCGGCCGCGGCGGACACGACGATGTCCTCGCCCTCGCCGTGCTCGACGGCGTTGACCAGCAGGTTCCGCAGGATGCGCTCGACGCGGCGGCGGTCCACCTCGGCCATGCAGGGTTCGCCGGGCAGTTGCAGGACGACCTTGCTGCCCTTGTGCTCGGCGAGGCCCTGGATGTCGCCGACGGTGCGCAGCACGAGGTCGCGCATGTCGAACGACTCGGCGTCCAGGGTGGCGGCGCCGGCGTCGTGCCGGCTGATCTCCAGCAGGTCGGCGAGCAGGGCCTCGAACCGTTCGAGCTGGCTCTGCAGGAGTTCGGCGGAGCGGCCGACGGCGGCGTCGCCGAAGGTGTCGCGGTTCTCGTAGAGCATGTCGGCCGCGATGCGGATGGTGGTGAGCGGGGTGCGCAGCTCGTGCGAGACGTCGGAGACGAACTGGCGCTGCACCTGCGAGAGATCTTCGAGTTCGCGGATCTTCTCCTGCAGGTTCTCGGCCATCTCGTTGAACGAGCGGCCGAGGCGGGCGAGGTCGTCCTCGCCGCGGACCCGCATGCGCTCTTCGAGCCGTCCGGCGGCGAGGCGCTGAGCACCCTGCGCGGCGAGCCGGACGGGGATGACGACCTGGCGCGTCACCAGCGAGGCGATCGCGGCCAGGAGGAGGACCAGGACGATCCCCACTCCGACCAGGGAGCGTTCGACGGTGGTGAGGGTCTCCTGTTCCTGTTCCAGGGAGAACAGGTAGTACAGCTCGAACTGGCCGGTGCGTCCCCCGACGATGAGGCCGCGTTCGGACGGACGTTCGCCGATGTAGGAGAGTTCGCCGTAGGTGTAGGCGCGGGTGCCCGCGGGCGCGTTGGCGAGTTCCTCGCGGAGGCGTTTCGGGACGCTCGCCTCGCGCAGTTCGTTGGTGGCGTACCCGTCGAAGTACTGCTCGTTCGTGTCGCGGATGTACACCTCGTACAGGCCGGACGGTCCGCTGCTGGACCGGAGCCGGTCGATGGTGGAGTTCAGCCTGCTGCCGTTCCCCGAAGAGTTGCCCAGGTCGCGTTGGACTTGGGCCAGGCCCTCGTCCAGCTGGAGCCGAGCTGACTTGACCTTGCTCTCCATCAGTGCGGACGAGACCTGCTGCATCAGGAACGCGCCCAGGATCACCACGACGATCCCGGAGATGAACAGGGTCGAGGTGACGACGCGTACCTGGATGGAGCGGCGCCAGCGGGTGAACGCCTGGCGGACGGCCGCGCGCAGGAGCCGCCGGAGGGTGCCCAGGATCCGCCGCGCGAACCGCCCCGCGCTCCTCATGGAGACGTTCATGAGGAGCCCGCGGGGCGACGCGCGGCACCGGGCGGGGGGCCGGTCGGACGGCCGGACGAACGAAGGGTCATCGTCGTGTCACCGGGGGATCGGGCCGGTGGGGAGTCGAACCGGCGGTGGGGTCAGGCGGGTGCCTCAGGCAGGTCCGGCCTTGTAGCCGACACCGCGCACGGTCACCACGATCTCCGGGCGCTCGGGATCCTTCTCGATCTTGGCCCGGAGCCGCTGGACGTGCACGTTGACCAGGCGGGTGTCGGCGGCGTGCCGGTAGCCCCACACCTGCTCGAGGAGGACCTCGCGGGTGAAAACCTGGCGCGGCTTGCGGGCCAGGGCGACAAGGAGGTCGAACTCCAGCGGGGTGAGGGGGATGTGCTGGTCGCCGCGCTTGACCGAGTGCCCGGCGACGTCGATGGTGATGTCGCCGATCTGCAGGGTCTCGGGGGCGGGTTCGTCGGTGCGGCGCAGGCGCGCGCGTACGCGCGCGACCAGCTCCTTCGGCTTGAACGGCTTGACGATGTAGTCGTCGGCGCCCGATTCGAGCCCGAGGACGACGTCGACGGTGTCGCTCTTGGCGGTCAGCATCACGATCGGGATGCCCGACTCGGCCCGGATCTGCCGGCAGACGTCGATGCCGTCGGCGCCGGGCAGCATCAGGTCCAGCAGCACGAGGTCGGGGCGGGTCTCCCGGAACGCCTCGAGCGCCTTGTCGCCGTCGTGCACGAACGAGGGCTCGAAGCCCTCGCCCCTCAGCACGATGCCGAGCATCTCGGCGAGCGCGAGGTCGTCGTCGACGACCAGTACACGTCCTCTCATGGCCCTCATCGCAAAGTCGGGGTTCGGTGGAGTTGGTGCGACGCGCCGGTTCCCACCTAGCCGCGGAGAGATATGCCTTGGCGTGCCAGGTTACCTGCGTTTGCCTTGTACATGACTCCCCCGATCAGGGGTGGCCGCGCGTCCGGCGCACGGCGCCGCCCCCACATCGCGGCGGGGCACCGCTTATGCGCTCTTTATACAGTGCCGGGTTTGTCAAGAGAGCCTCCGGAAAGCGGGGCCGGAACGGCCGGATCCGGCGGATTCCATCACGGCGTTCGGCGTGTCGCGGGGTGGATCGCCGTCCGGGACCGGCGATGACGGTGAACCCGGCATTGCGGCCATGACAGGATGACCTGACCGGACGCACGCGGTGGACGCACCCGGTGGAGGCACCGGGACCCCGCCCCGCACGTGCCCGCCGGAACCCCGCCGCGCAGATCGCAGAACAGATCGCCGCAGATCGTCGCCGAGATCGCAGGGAGCCGCCATGCCGGGACCGGACGGCCGGGACGTCGCCGTGGAGGAGGCCGTCCCGTTCCGCCCCATGTCGATCTCGGAGCTGCTGGACGGCGTGATCGCCGGGATCAGGCGCCGCCCCCGGACGATCCTGGGGATGTCGGTGACGGTGGCGGCGGTCATCCAGATAGCCGGTTCCATCGTCGCGTTCTTCTTCGTCGGCGACGACGCCCGCGACGAGATGACGCCGGACGTGCTGCTGAGCTCTCTCGGGGCGCAGGTGACGCTGAACGTGCTGCTGCTGGTGCTGTCGGGGTTCGGGATCCTGCTGCTCGCGGGCCTGCTGGCGCCGCTGCTGGGCCGGGAGCTGGTGGGCCTGCCGATCCCGCCGCGGCGGGCGCTGCGGGACGTCCGTCCGGTGCTGGGGCGGCTGCTGGGGACCGCGGCGGTCGTGATGGGCGCGTCGCTGCTCGCGGTCGCGGCGCCGGCCGTCCCGTTCGTCCTGCTGGCCGCGGCGGGGGCGCATCCGGCGCTCGTGGTGGCGGCCGCGATCCTGGGGTTCTCCGCCGGGTTCGGCCTGATGGTGTGGATTTACGTGTTGCTGGTGCAGGCGGTGCCTGCGGTCGTCCTGGAGCGACGCACCGTGGGGGGTGCGCTCAAGCGCGCGCGGGCTCTCACGAAGGGCCGCTGGTGGCGGTTGTGCGGCGCGCTCGTCCTGGCCCTGCTGGTGACGGTCTTCATGGGGTTGTTCGCCCTGCGGATCCCGTTCATCGTGGTCCAGCTGATGTTCTTCGGCGACGGCGGTGACACGCTGGGGGCGCTGGCCGTCGACACCGCCGGACGGATCGTGGCGTGGTCGGTCGTGCTGCCGTTCGACGCGGGCGTCATCGCGATGCTCTACATGGATCAGCGGATGCGCCGCGAGGGGTTCGACCTGGAGGTGCGCTTGCAGCGGACGTCGTCCTCGAAGAGCCCCCAAGGCCGGACGGGCGTCGAGGCAGGCGAAAGCGAGGAAGACCCCTTCACCGCACTCTGGCGTCCCGCCAACGAGATTTGGCCGCACGGCGCGGGGCCGCACGACGCAGGGACGCACGGAACGGGGGCGACCGTCTGATGCTCGGCTCCTCGACGCTCGATCCGATCGACCGCGAGCAGGCCCGCGAGATGGCCCGCCGCGAACTGGAGAAGCAGGTCTACCAGCGGGAAGAGCCGTCCTGGCTGGAACGGACCTGGAACGACTTCCTGGACTGGCTGCGCGAGCTGCTCAACCGGGCGCCGAGCGGCGAACCGCAGGGCGGCAGCGGCAGCGGCCTGCTGGCGATCGTGGTGATCGTGCTGGTGCTGGCGGCCGCGATCGCGCTGGTCGCCTGGCTGATGTGGGGGCGCGGCAACCCCCGCTCGCGGCGCGGGGCGCTGCTGGACGAGGAGCGGCCCGCGACGGCGCTCGACCACCGGACGGCCGCCGAGCGGCACGCGGCGGCCGGGCAGTGGGCCGAGGCGATCCGCGAGCGGCTCCGCGCGGTGGCGCGGGACCTGGAGGAACGCGCCGTCCTCGGGCCGCGGCCGGGCCGCACCGCGGACGAGCTGGCGGGCGAGGCCGGCGCGGCGGTGCCCGAGCTCGCGGACGCGCTGCGCGCCGCCGTGCGGATCTTCGACGACGTCTGGTACGGCGACCGCCCCGGCACCGCCGACGGGTACGCGCAGGTCAAGGACCTGGACGACCGGTTGCGCGCGGCCCGTCCGGCGCCGCTGGAGTCCGACGGGCTCGTCCCGGCCGGCCGGGCCGGGACGCCCGGGACGGGCGATGAGGACGGGGGACCGCGATGGTGATGCAGGCACCGCCCGCCGGACCGGGCGCGGGGGCCGGCGCGGCCGCGGGGAGCGCCGCCGGGCCGTCCGCGCGGCAGGTCGCGGGACGCCGCTGGCGCGCGTCCCGCGGGATCCTGGCGGCGCTGCTGGCCATGGTGGTGATCGCGGTGATCCTGGCCGCGCTGCGCCCGGCGAGTTCGGCGGGGACGCTCGATCCGGCGTCGCCGAAGCCGGACGGCAGCCGTGCGCTCGCCGCGATCCTGGCGCAGAACGGCACGCGGGTGGACGTCGCGCGGAACGTGGACCCGTCCATGGTCCGGCACGGTCCCGGCACCACGCTGGTGGTGACGCACACGGAACGGCTCACCGACGCGGACCTCACGATCCTGCGCTCGACCCAAGCGAACTTGGTTCTGGTCCAGCCCACGTCGTACGTGCTGAGCGACCTGGCTCCCGGCATCGATCTGGTGGGGAACTCGTTCTCCGGCGTGGACGCGCCCGGATGCGCCCTTCAGGCCGCGACCCTCGCGGGCCCGGTCTCGTTCAACGAATCGTTCCTCTACGAACCCGACCCCAGCGGCGCGCGGGGCGGCATGGTCGCCTGCTACACGGGAGAGGGCGGCGCGCGTCTGGTGCAGGCGCAGGAGCCCACCAGGACGGTCACCGTCCTCGGGTCGACGGCTCCGCTCGTCAACGAGAGCCTCGACGAGGAGGGCAACGCCGCGCTCGGCATGAACCTGGCGGGGCCCGGCGCCCACACCGTGTGGCTGATGCCCGACCTTCCCGAGCCCGGCACGGCCGCGGGCGGCAAGTCCCTGACCGATCTGCTGCCGTTCGGGGTCAAGCTGTTCTTCCTGGAACTGCTCGTCGCGGTGCTGCTGGTCGCGCTGTGGCGGGCCAGGCGGCTCGGCCCGGTCGTGGCGGAGGCGCTGCCGGTCGTGGTGCGCTCCGCCGAGACGGTCGAGGGCCGCGCCCGGCTGTACCGCGCGAGCCGCGCCCGCGACCGGGCGGCGGACGCGCTGCGCGCGGGCGCCCGCGAACGGCTCGTCCCGCTGCTGGGGCTGCCGCGCTCGGCCGCACAGGACCCGGCCGCCGCGCAGCAGATCGTCTCGGCCGTCGCGGGCCGCACCTCCCATCCGGAGGCGGTCGTGGGCGGTGCCCTGTACGGTCCTGAACCCGTGGACGACGCCGGGCTGCTCGCCCTCACCGACGTCCTCGACGACCTGGAAAGGCAGGTACGCCAGTCGTGAACCACCCTGTTGAGCTCGGAAAGGGCGGCTGGCCCGGCGACGGGCCGGGCGACGAGCCGGGGACGGTGCAGGACACGCCTCCGGGTGCCGGGCGGCCCCCGGAGGAGACGCTGCGGCAGTCCGAGACGGCGCGGGCCGCGCTCGCGGCGCTGCGCACCGAGGTCGCCAAGACCGTCGTCGGGCAGGACTCCGTGGTGACGGGCCTGGTGATCGCGCTGCTGTGCCGGGGGCACGTGCTGCTGGAGGGCGTCCCCGGCACCGCGAAGACTTTGATGATCAAGACGCTGTCGCGGGCGCTCGACCTGGACTTCAAGCGCGTCCAGTTCACCCCCGACCTGATGCCGGGGGACGTGACGGGCTCGCTCGTCTACGACAACCGTA
The nucleotide sequence above comes from Actinomadura algeriensis. Encoded proteins:
- a CDS encoding response regulator, coding for MRVLIVDDHALFRRGLEMVLQEEDDIEVIGEGGDGHEAVQMAGDLLPDVVLMDIRMPRRSGIEACTAIKDAAPSAKIVMLTISDEEEDLFEAIKAGATGYLLKEISIDEVPQAVRAVHGGQSLISPSMASKLITEFASLAKRSEERTQQVPAPKLTDREMEVLRLVARGLGNREIARELFISENTVKNHVRNILEKLQLHSRMEAVVYAVREKLLEIT
- the hpf gene encoding ribosome hibernation-promoting factor, HPF/YfiA family — encoded protein: MDITVRGRHTDVGDRFRRHVDGKLAKIERLNQKVIRVDVEVSEEHNPRLADRRERVELTIRSRGPVIRAEAAADDRYGALDLALDKLESRLRRDGERRKSHGGKARAKLATMEPIPEPPIPAPEPPPRAARAAHTAVQERPDPETAVSTDENIVPIPMEGDGPIVVREKFHEAEPMGIEQALFEMELVGHDFYLYRDKATGHPSVVYRRRGWDYGVIRLVEE
- a CDS encoding ComF family protein: MTAIREGAAASAPVWVVWVPSGRRALRRRGLDVTGELAVEAARLLRAEGAAVRAVHALRQRRGVADQAGLTAPQRAANLRGAIEVRAPVAGRRIVLVDDVVTTGASLSEAARALRAAGAEVVGAATVAMTPRRR
- a CDS encoding LpqB family beta-propeller domain-containing protein; translation: MNRLLGLTMLCAAVLVSGTGCAGVPSGGQVVAGMPAERAERVDDPYVRLIPVEPDADWGPAEIVSGFLAASASFDDDHRVAKQYLGAKTRWDPGPRPFVTVLTDRIVAPQVVQAEGGQATVRITGQQLGTITSDGQYTAAPKDLDVTFQLARSPQGVWRITGLPGGDKAGLILTKDDVERAMRTVNLYFFAPDRHTLVPNGIFLPVVNRQTLPTQLVRALLSGPTSWLNGAVRSAFPDGTELRGPVDIDNDVATVDLTAAARGGNVERMSAQLGWTLRQLSEIQRWRLRIDGETVTADGMDATQSVYAWAENSPDGPDAKGKGHQNAYVVGETGALGTLRGDRAHPVAATAGSLARPAVSPDYGEVAGLSQARDQLIVASPVTNAAVPRVLLNAHDEAVFTAPSWSPDGTLWTVESTSEGSDLWVRRPGRTPVRAAHWGLSGREVLAFHIARDGVRAAVIVRIDGRPQVQIGRIAHAPDGSLDVGAFLPVSSELQDAVDIAWRDYGTLAVLGRAKRDSQTLPFLMPVSGSAITSLGVGSLGEPETITAAPGAPVLIGTRAVGEQKICRQRSPANTYSPWICSTAGRDPHYPR
- the mtrB gene encoding MtrAB system histidine kinase MtrB; amino-acid sequence: MRSAGRFARRILGTLRRLLRAAVRQAFTRWRRSIQVRVVTSTLFISGIVVVILGAFLMQQVSSALMESKVKSARLQLDEGLAQVQRDLGNSSGNGSRLNSTIDRLRSSSGPSGLYEVYIRDTNEQYFDGYATNELREASVPKRLREELANAPAGTRAYTYGELSYIGERPSERGLIVGGRTGQFELYYLFSLEQEQETLTTVERSLVGVGIVLVLLLAAIASLVTRQVVIPVRLAAQGAQRLAAGRLEERMRVRGEDDLARLGRSFNEMAENLQEKIRELEDLSQVQRQFVSDVSHELRTPLTTIRIAADMLYENRDTFGDAAVGRSAELLQSQLERFEALLADLLEISRHDAGAATLDAESFDMRDLVLRTVGDIQGLAEHKGSKVVLQLPGEPCMAEVDRRRVERILRNLLVNAVEHGEGEDIVVSAAADRDAVAVAVRDHGVGLKPGEGQMVFDRFWRADPARARTTGGTGLGLSISREDAQLHGGWLQAWGEPGHGSQFRLSLPRVAGEELRGSPLPLVPPGAGDARPVFAELEAGE
- the mtrA gene encoding MtrAB system response regulator MtrA, translated to MRGRVLVVDDDLALAEMLGIVLRGEGFEPSFVHDGDKALEAFRETRPDLVLLDLMLPGADGIDVCRQIRAESGIPIVMLTAKSDTVDVVLGLESGADDYIVKPFKPKELVARVRARLRRTDEPAPETLQIGDITIDVAGHSVKRGDQHIPLTPLEFDLLVALARKPRQVFTREVLLEQVWGYRHAADTRLVNVHVQRLRAKIEKDPERPEIVVTVRGVGYKAGPA
- a CDS encoding DUF4129 domain-containing protein; the protein is MLGSSTLDPIDREQAREMARRELEKQVYQREEPSWLERTWNDFLDWLRELLNRAPSGEPQGGSGSGLLAIVVIVLVLAAAIALVAWLMWGRGNPRSRRGALLDEERPATALDHRTAAERHAAAGQWAEAIRERLRAVARDLEERAVLGPRPGRTADELAGEAGAAVPELADALRAAVRIFDDVWYGDRPGTADGYAQVKDLDDRLRAARPAPLESDGLVPAGRAGTPGTGDEDGGPRW
- a CDS encoding DUF4350 domain-containing protein, whose translation is MVMQAPPAGPGAGAGAAAGSAAGPSARQVAGRRWRASRGILAALLAMVVIAVILAALRPASSAGTLDPASPKPDGSRALAAILAQNGTRVDVARNVDPSMVRHGPGTTLVVTHTERLTDADLTILRSTQANLVLVQPTSYVLSDLAPGIDLVGNSFSGVDAPGCALQAATLAGPVSFNESFLYEPDPSGARGGMVACYTGEGGARLVQAQEPTRTVTVLGSTAPLVNESLDEEGNAALGMNLAGPGAHTVWLMPDLPEPGTAAGGKSLTDLLPFGVKLFFLELLVAVLLVALWRARRLGPVVAEALPVVVRSAETVEGRARLYRASRARDRAADALRAGARERLVPLLGLPRSAAQDPAAAQQIVSAVAGRTSHPEAVVGGALYGPEPVDDAGLLALTDVLDDLERQVRQS